The proteins below come from a single Myripristis murdjan chromosome 10, fMyrMur1.1, whole genome shotgun sequence genomic window:
- the sncb gene encoding beta-synuclein isoform X2, protein MDVFMKGLSKAKEGMAVAAEKTKEGVAVAAEKTKEGVMFVGTKAKDSVGTVAEKTTGAMGNIAAATGLVKKDEFPTDMNPEEYGQEAMEGQGETMLEAEGESYDDSQQESQDYEPEA, encoded by the exons ATGGATGTGTTTATGAAGGGTTTGTCTAAAGCAAAAGAGGGGATGGCTGTGGCCGCAGAGAAGACCAAGGAAGGTGTTGCTGTCGCAGCCGAAAAGACCAAAGAGGGAGTTATGTTTGTAG GCACCAAGGCCAAAGACAGTGTTGGCACAG TGGCTGAGAAGACAACTGGAGCGATGGGTAATATCGCTGCTGCCACTGGCCTGGTGAAGAAGGACGAGTTCCCGACTGACATGAAC cctgaAGAGTACGGACAGGAGGCCATGGAGGGCCAGGGAGAGACAATGTTGGAGGCAGAAGGGGAGTCATATGATGACTCCCAGCAG gagAGCCAGGACTACGAACCAGAGGCGTAA